The segment GTCTCGTGGAGGATGCGGCGCTCGCCGTCCTGGGTCGGGACCGAGACGGTGACCTGCTCGAGACGGATCCCGCTCACGCGGTGGGCGTGCCCTCGGGCTGTTCCTGCCCGGCGGGCGCCGGCGCCGCGCGGTCGAGCATGCCGGGGAAGGCGCGGTGCACCGCGGTCGCGACGAGCGCCATGGCGACGTTCTTGAGGACGTCGCCGAGCCAGAAGATCTTGTCGATGTCCCAGGCCTGGGCCCACGTCAGGTCGGCGCGCAGGACGAGGCCGGCCATGCCGAGGGTGTGGATGCACAGCGCCGAGCTGAACAGGCCGGCGCAGAAGATCGCGACCGGGCTGACGAGCGAGCGGCGGGGGAGCCGCTCGACGATCGCTCCGCAGAGTCCGGCCGCCAGGGGGAAGCCGATGAGGTAGCCGGCCGTCGGGCCGGTGAGGACGGCGAGACCGGCGGCACCGCCGGAGAAGATCGGCAGCCCGGCGGCGCCCGCGACGACGTAGAGCAGGACCGCGAGGAAG is part of the Nocardioides cavernae genome and harbors:
- a CDS encoding biotin transporter BioY, encoding MSTRRNPGTDVALIAAFAALVAVCALLPAIKVAGPVPITLQTFAVLLSGAVLGMRRGFLAVLLYVVAGAAGLPIFSGGAAGLAVLTGPTAGYLIGFPLAAGLCGAIVERLPRRSLVSPVAIFCAGLFSSALCIHTLGMAGLVLRADLTWAQAWDIDKIFWLGDVLKNVAMALVATAVHRAFPGMLDRAAPAPAGQEQPEGTPTA